The proteins below come from a single Jaculus jaculus isolate mJacJac1 chromosome X, mJacJac1.mat.Y.cur, whole genome shotgun sequence genomic window:
- the LOC101597314 gene encoding cbp/p300-interacting transactivator 1 isoform X3, with amino-acid sequence MEPSDQQLQLTPSTPANISVLCQGSEMPTMSRPALDVKGGTSPVKEDANQEMNSLAYSNLGVKDRKAVTILHYPGVASNGAKASGAPTSSSGSPSPIGSPTVTPPTKPPPFNLHPTPHLLASMQLQKLNSQYHGMAAAAATATATAVATPGQLGEAGALQNWGLGAQAGEAGSLSPSSGAQSPAIIDSDPVDEEVLMSLVVELGLDRANELPELWLGQNEFDFTADFPSGC; translated from the exons ACCATCAACTCCTGCCAATATATCGGTTTTGTGCCAAGGCTCTGAAATGCCAACTATGTCAAGGCCTGCACTTGATGTCAAAGGTGGCACCTCTCCTGTAAAGGAG GATGCCAACCAGGAGATGAACTCTCTGGCTTACTCTAACCTGGGGGTGAAAGATCGCAAAGCAGTGACCATCCTGCATTACCCTGGGGTTGCTTCAAACGGAGCCAAGGCCAGTGGGGCTCCCACTAGCTCCTCAGGATCACCATCTCCAATAGGCTCCCCTACTGTTACCCCTCCCACTAAACCCCCACCCTTCAACCTGCACCCTACCCCTCACCTACTGGCCAGTATGCAGCTGCAGAAACTTAATAGCCAGTATCATGGGAtggccgctgctgctgctactgctactGCTACTGCTGTAGCCACTCCAGGCCAACTGGGGGAGGCAGGGGCCCTGCAAAACTGGGGCCTTGGGGCTCAGGCGGGAGAGGCGGGGTCACTGTCTCCTTCTTCGGGTGCCCAGAGCCCTGCTATCATTGATTCTGACCCAGTGGATGAGGAGGTGCTGATGTCGCTGGTGGTGGAACTGGGACTGGACCGAGCCAATGAGCTGCCAGAGCTGTGGCTGGGGCAGAATGAGTTTGACTTCACTGCAGATTTTCCCTCTGGCTGCTGA
- the LOC101597314 gene encoding cbp/p300-interacting transactivator 1 isoform X4 encodes MPTMSRPALDVKGGTSPVKEDANQEMNSLAYSNLGVKDRKAVTILHYPGVASNGAKASGAPTSSSGSPSPIGSPTVTPPTKPPPFNLHPTPHLLASMQLQKLNSQYHGMAAAAATATATAVATPGQLGEAGALQNWGLGAQAGEAGSLSPSSGAQSPAIIDSDPVDEEVLMSLVVELGLDRANELPELWLGQNEFDFTADFPSGC; translated from the exons ATGCCAACTATGTCAAGGCCTGCACTTGATGTCAAAGGTGGCACCTCTCCTGTAAAGGAG GATGCCAACCAGGAGATGAACTCTCTGGCTTACTCTAACCTGGGGGTGAAAGATCGCAAAGCAGTGACCATCCTGCATTACCCTGGGGTTGCTTCAAACGGAGCCAAGGCCAGTGGGGCTCCCACTAGCTCCTCAGGATCACCATCTCCAATAGGCTCCCCTACTGTTACCCCTCCCACTAAACCCCCACCCTTCAACCTGCACCCTACCCCTCACCTACTGGCCAGTATGCAGCTGCAGAAACTTAATAGCCAGTATCATGGGAtggccgctgctgctgctactgctactGCTACTGCTGTAGCCACTCCAGGCCAACTGGGGGAGGCAGGGGCCCTGCAAAACTGGGGCCTTGGGGCTCAGGCGGGAGAGGCGGGGTCACTGTCTCCTTCTTCGGGTGCCCAGAGCCCTGCTATCATTGATTCTGACCCAGTGGATGAGGAGGTGCTGATGTCGCTGGTGGTGGAACTGGGACTGGACCGAGCCAATGAGCTGCCAGAGCTGTGGCTGGGGCAGAATGAGTTTGACTTCACTGCAGATTTTCCCTCTGGCTGCTGA